One genomic segment of Arachis duranensis cultivar V14167 chromosome 4, aradu.V14167.gnm2.J7QH, whole genome shotgun sequence includes these proteins:
- the LOC110279846 gene encoding 2-methylacyl-CoA dehydrogenase, mitochondrial-like, protein MMAGLDLERLVLAAGPLGIMQAYLDVILPYVRQREQFGRPIGNFSLYRIVLELYLLLLRVQPKLLCRQNNVWEEMDM, encoded by the exons ATGATGGCTGGGTTGGATCTGGAGAGACTTGTTTTGGCAGCTGGTCCCCTTGGTATCATGCAGGCATATCTTGATGTGATCCTTCCTTATGTTCGACAAAGAGAGCAGTTCGGTCGTCCCATCGGGAATTTCAGTTTATACAG GATTGTGCTGGAATTATACTTACTGCTGCTGAGAGTGCAACCCAAGTTGCTTTGCAG GCAAAACAATGTTTGGGAGGAAATGGATATGTGA